A region of the Mycobacterium sp. NBC_00419 genome:
TGGGCGCCCTGCGCTTTCGTGCGCCCCAGCCGCCACAGCCGTGGCGCGGTGTCCGGTACTGCCACAGCTATGCCAGCTGCGCGCCGCAGCAGCGGCGCTACACCATGCTCGGGGTAGGCAGATACCAGCCGATGAGCGAGGACTGCCTGACGCTGAACGTGGTCACCCCGCAGTGGCCGGGACCGGCACCCGACGGCGAGCCGCTGCCGGTGATGTTCTTCATTCACGGCGGCGGCTACATCATGGGTAGCTCGGCCACCCCGCTCTACGACGGTGCCGCGCTGGCCCGCCGCGGCTGCGTCTACGTCTCGGTGAACTACCGTCTCGGGGCGTTGGGCTGTGTCGATCTGTCCTCGTTGTCGACCGCCGACGTTCCGATCGACAGCAATCTGTTTCTGCGCGATCTGGTCCTGGCGCTGCGCTGGGTGCGCGACAACATCGGCGCCTTCGGCGGTGACGCGGACAACGTCACCATCTTCGGTGAGAGTGCGGGCGCACATGCCGTCGCGACGCTGATCGCGGTTCCTGAAGCCGAAGGCCTTTTCCGGCAGGCGATTTCGGAGAGCCCGGCCTCGGGTCTGGTCAGCACGGGGGAGACCGCTGCGGCCATCGCCGCCAAGTTCGCCGACGCACTCGGCGCCCACGGGCCCGACGCCGCCGCGGCGTTGATGCGGGCCCGGCCCGCCGATCTGGTCACCACCCTCGACCTGCTGCTCGAGCGCAGCCTGCACGAGATGGACGGTGCGTTCGCCGTCGGCCCTACGCACGGTGACGACATTCTGCCGCTCGACCCGATCGAGGCGATGAGAACCGGTGTAGCGCATAAGGTTCCGCTGATCGTGGGAACCAATGCCGACGAAGGCAAGCTGTTCACCCGATTCATGAAGCTGTTGCCCACCACCGAGCACGCCATCGAGAAGCTGCTCGCCTTCGCCGAACCCGAGACCCGCGATCGCATCACCGCGGCCTATCCCGGCTACCCGCGACCGGAGGCGTGCGTCCAACTCGGCGGCGACTTCGCCTTCGGCACCGCCGCCTGGCAGATCGCCGAGGCGCACGGTGCCCACGCCCCGACCTATGTGTATCGCTACGACTACGCGCCGCGCACACTGCACTGGTCCGGGCTGGGCGCCACGCACGCGATGGAGCTTCTGGCTGTGTTCGACATCTACCGAACCCGCCTGGGCGGGGCGCTGACGGTGGGAATCGATCGGCCATCGGCGATCAAGGTGAGCCGCGAGGTGCAGGGCCGGTGGCGCAGTTTCAGCCGCTCCGGCGTGCCCGGTGACGGCTGGCCGGCCTACTCCCACCCGGAGCGCCCGGTCCTCGTCTTCGACCGGAAGACCCATATCGAGAACGACCCGCACGCCCATCGTC
Encoded here:
- a CDS encoding carboxylesterase/lipase family protein — protein: MHEHTVRSTTTAGVVEGFARDGVNRWRSIPYARPPVGALRFRAPQPPQPWRGVRYCHSYASCAPQQRRYTMLGVGRYQPMSEDCLTLNVVTPQWPGPAPDGEPLPVMFFIHGGGYIMGSSATPLYDGAALARRGCVYVSVNYRLGALGCVDLSSLSTADVPIDSNLFLRDLVLALRWVRDNIGAFGGDADNVTIFGESAGAHAVATLIAVPEAEGLFRQAISESPASGLVSTGETAAAIAAKFADALGAHGPDAAAALMRARPADLVTTLDLLLERSLHEMDGAFAVGPTHGDDILPLDPIEAMRTGVAHKVPLIVGTNADEGKLFTRFMKLLPTTEHAIEKLLAFAEPETRDRITAAYPGYPRPEACVQLGGDFAFGTAAWQIAEAHGAHAPTYVYRYDYAPRTLHWSGLGATHAMELLAVFDIYRTRLGGALTVGIDRPSAIKVSREVQGRWRSFSRSGVPGDGWPAYSHPERPVLVFDRKTHIENDPHAHRREAWAGFSLAGR